In the Hordeum vulgare subsp. vulgare chromosome 7H, MorexV3_pseudomolecules_assembly, whole genome shotgun sequence genome, one interval contains:
- the LOC123407795 gene encoding gibberellin-regulated protein 5-like yields MAKISFLLLALLVLAVAFPVDVMGGGGGGGGGGGGGKLKPWECSSKCSSRCSGTQYKKACLTYCNKCCATCLCVPPGTYGNKGACPCYNNWKTKEGGPKCP; encoded by the exons ATGGCCAagatctccttcctcctcctggcGCTCCTCGTCCTCGCAGTCGCGTTCCCCGTG GACGTGatgggaggtggtggtggtggcggcggcggcggcggcggcggcaagctCAAGCCATGGG AGTGCTCGTCCAAGTGCTCGTCGCGGTGCTCGGGGACGCAGTACAAGAAGGCGTGCCTGACCTACTGCAACAAGTGCTGCGCCACCTGCCTCTGCGTCCCGCCGGGCACCTACGGCAACAAGGGCGCCTGCCCCTGCTACAACAACTGGAAGACCAAGGAGGGAGGCCCCAAGTGCCCCTAG